A portion of the Clostridia bacterium genome contains these proteins:
- a CDS encoding phosphatidylglycerol lysyltransferase domain-containing protein, translated as MIFKEINSQNVGEIAQHILNLHNLCDYTIGTLYMWRDYYKFLYAIEDDLLFIYSKNENSYFPCLDENKQKHLQMLRQHVKGDITFSPIASDMQFYFDLGQATKHDNWADYLYNIEDLTNLAGKKYHAKRNFIAKFKSLYNWQFINVEQTDIKQIEIFLRKLESGQSSSLSQYEIETTLDCIDNWNKLNQIGGVLFADKQIVGLALGEGNGQTLFEHTERADKSFSGVCEMLLHSFVTTFGQNYKYLNREEDMGLDGLRQSKQSYHPTALLDKFIIKISND; from the coding sequence ATGATATTTAAAGAAATTAATAGTCAAAATGTTGGCGAAATTGCGCAACATATCTTAAATTTGCATAATTTATGCGACTATACCATTGGCACGTTATATATGTGGCGAGATTATTATAAGTTTTTATACGCTATTGAAGACGATTTATTGTTTATTTATAGCAAAAATGAGAATTCTTATTTTCCTTGCTTGGACGAAAATAAACAAAAGCATTTGCAAATGCTTAGACAACACGTAAAAGGCGACATAACATTTTCGCCGATTGCGAGCGATATGCAGTTTTATTTTGACTTAGGACAAGCGACAAAACACGATAATTGGGCAGACTATCTTTACAATATCGAAGATTTAACAAACCTTGCAGGCAAAAAATATCACGCAAAACGAAATTTTATTGCAAAATTTAAAAGTTTGTATAACTGGCAATTTATAAACGTTGAACAAACCGATATAAAACAAATTGAAATATTTTTAAGAAAGCTTGAAAGCGGTCAATCTAGCAGTTTATCGCAATACGAAATAGAAACCACGCTTGATTGTATCGATAACTGGAATAAACTTAATCAAATCGGCGGAGTTCTTTTTGCCGATAAGCAAATAGTAGGGCTTGCGCTAGGCGAGGGCAACGGACAAACATTGTTTGAACACACTGAAAGAGCCGACAAGAGCTTTTCGGGCGTTTGCGAGATGCTGTTACATAGTTTTGTGACAACTTTTGGACAAAACTACAAGTATCTAAACCGTGAAGAAGATATGGGGTTAGACGGTCTAAGGCAATCAAAACAAAGCTACCACCCCACCGCTTTGCTCGATAAATTTATTATAAAAATTAGCAACGACTAG
- a CDS encoding histidinol-phosphatase HisJ family protein, with protein sequence MKTDLHVHTNYSPDAKADSTFERNCQCAIDNSIDIICFTDHIDVYGPFETYRNFDFVNRKKDYAKVCKRYEGKMQILFGLEYAEPNTNLELFEKVTKATEYDFILGSVHIPTELYLRGQLNVEQLWQEQYSRTLAMAKVGKFDSLAHLDFPKKFVNKYCYDQTMTEQILKECVKNNISLEINTSTMRKNLPPSPQMEVIELYHKLGGKYVTIGSDSHNVTDIGSNYDDICSTLPKGIVICYYKKRKLIEL encoded by the coding sequence ATGAAAACAGATTTGCACGTTCACACAAACTATTCTCCCGACGCTAAGGCGGACTCGACATTTGAAAGAAATTGTCAATGCGCCATCGATAACAGTATAGATATAATTTGCTTTACCGACCATATCGACGTTTATGGTCCGTTTGAAACTTACCGTAACTTTGACTTTGTTAATCGCAAAAAAGATTACGCTAAGGTTTGTAAACGTTACGAGGGCAAGATGCAAATTCTTTTTGGACTAGAATATGCCGAGCCCAACACAAATTTGGAGTTATTTGAAAAAGTAACAAAAGCAACTGAATACGACTTTATTTTAGGGTCGGTTCATATACCTACCGAGCTATATTTAAGAGGGCAACTTAACGTAGAACAGCTGTGGCAAGAACAATATTCTCGCACGCTAGCAATGGCAAAAGTAGGCAAGTTTGACAGCCTAGCGCACTTAGACTTTCCAAAGAAATTTGTAAACAAATATTGCTATGACCAAACTATGACTGAACAAATTCTTAAAGAATGTGTGAAAAATAACATATCGCTAGAAATTAACACGTCAACAATGCGTAAGAATTTACCGCCTTCGCCACAAATGGAAGTTATTGAACTTTACCATAAACTTGGCGGAAAATATGTAACAATAGGTAGCGACAGTCACAACGTAACCGATATAGGCAGTAACTACGACGATATTTGTTCGACTTTACCAAAAGGCATAGTGATATGCTATTACAAAAAGAGGAAATTAATTGAATTATAA